Proteins co-encoded in one Gleimia hominis genomic window:
- a CDS encoding ACT domain-containing protein, with product MKAIMTVTGVDHTGIVAAVASAVAKRQANILNVSQTLMDGYFTMIMHLEFDNNEVPITQLQADMNEVAQQQKLQIRLQAAQLFDEMHRL from the coding sequence ATGAAAGCGATTATGACGGTTACGGGCGTGGACCACACGGGGATTGTGGCGGCTGTCGCCAGCGCGGTTGCTAAGCGGCAGGCGAATATTCTGAACGTTTCGCAAACTTTGATGGATGGTTACTTTACGATGATCATGCATTTGGAGTTCGATAATAATGAGGTTCCAATCACTCAGCTGCAAGCGGATATGAATGAGGTGGCGCAGCAGCAGAAACTGCAGATCCGCCTGCAGGCCGCGCAGTTGTTCGACGAAATGCACCGGTTGTAA
- a CDS encoding ADP-ribosylglycohydrolase family protein — translation MSLPGVLVPRGSSDRLMRAVGAAVGAACGSALASPWSLRQPPRDDEPVRMRSGRWGEPVELAVLVLEVAQDEAGFSAPYTPAAQATPAGLSTPAGLHKLSTRMLAWFKAGERDLPSGVQTLLSAAVDAGELTAETGGVGETGGITLETGGLTQLANKRFEGQRVRERFADNLILHSGLSALAATNVGQAAVAAESVARLTSAHPHTVAAAGYLSALIFEAIHSVKDQPVARIRPHLASSLVSELERPLIQEAIGGGVRGAGLSALDALAGMHAALAVAVEESERNPRLNPVQVGVEAAVRAGGDSATVAALTGAVLGAAWGLAAIPAEWLERIHGWPGFNWTGLRDLAAGAFQTRFETPSLGQ, via the coding sequence GTGAGTTTGCCTGGGGTTTTGGTGCCGCGGGGTAGTTCTGACCGGCTCATGAGGGCGGTGGGTGCCGCGGTGGGTGCGGCGTGCGGTTCCGCGTTGGCAAGTCCGTGGTCGCTGCGCCAGCCACCGCGTGATGACGAGCCCGTTCGCATGCGTTCGGGCCGCTGGGGTGAACCGGTTGAACTAGCGGTTTTAGTGCTGGAGGTTGCGCAAGACGAGGCGGGTTTTTCCGCTCCGTATACACCAGCTGCGCAAGCCACCCCCGCGGGCCTTTCCACTCCCGCGGGGCTGCACAAGTTGTCCACCCGTATGCTCGCTTGGTTTAAGGCAGGCGAACGAGACTTACCCTCGGGGGTGCAAACCCTCTTGTCGGCCGCAGTGGACGCGGGGGAACTAACAGCCGAGACCGGTGGGGTAGGCGAAACCGGGGGAATAACCTTAGAAACCGGGGGGTTGACGCAGCTGGCGAACAAGCGGTTCGAAGGGCAGCGGGTGCGGGAGCGGTTTGCTGACAACCTGATTTTGCATTCGGGTTTGTCCGCGTTGGCAGCCACGAACGTGGGGCAGGCTGCGGTCGCGGCGGAGTCGGTGGCTCGTCTTACTTCTGCGCATCCACACACGGTGGCGGCAGCGGGGTATTTGAGTGCCCTTATTTTTGAGGCAATCCACTCGGTGAAAGACCAGCCGGTGGCTCGGATCCGCCCGCATCTGGCGAGTTCACTGGTGTCGGAACTGGAGCGGCCCTTGATTCAAGAGGCGATTGGTGGGGGAGTGCGGGGAGCCGGGTTGTCTGCGTTGGATGCGCTTGCGGGGATGCATGCGGCGCTCGCGGTTGCAGTCGAAGAATCTGAACGCAACCCACGGCTCAACCCCGTGCAAGTGGGGGTTGAAGCGGCGGTGCGTGCCGGTGGGGATAGTGCCACTGTGGCGGCATTAACCGGCGCGGTGCTTGGGGCCGCGTGGGGACTTGCTGCGATTCCCGCCGAGTGGCTAGAACGCATTCACGGCTGGCCTGGGTTCAACTGGACGGGCTTGCGCGACCTCGCTGCCGGCGCGTTCCAAACCCGCTTTGAAACCCCATCTTTGGGTCAGTAA
- the mtnN gene encoding 5'-methylthioadenosine/S-adenosylhomocysteine nucleosidase, with translation MTTSPNLNPDSTFNNDFEATFKTAGSDAARPQIVIATAMPMEAAPFLEVLAAQEGFKQTREAGLDMAVGTIAGKRVVVVTTGIGLVNAAYAATIMCTRYRPQFYLCAGTTGGLAASTRVRDVCAGTDYTYSRADATMFDYEPGQVPGMPATYPAGETLLAAAHSLEVPGLTFGQVASSDAFITTETVENMRTTFPRAIGADMESTAAAQVCAKTGVEFLSIRGVSDLCGPQAGEDFHVDGSEAAQVSANAVQALLRALP, from the coding sequence ATGACGACTAGCCCGAATCTGAATCCTGACTCCACTTTTAACAACGATTTTGAAGCTACGTTTAAAACCGCTGGTTCTGATGCGGCCCGCCCGCAGATAGTGATTGCTACTGCCATGCCTATGGAAGCTGCTCCTTTTCTGGAGGTCCTTGCTGCCCAGGAGGGGTTTAAGCAAACTAGGGAGGCTGGGTTAGACATGGCGGTCGGCACCATCGCCGGCAAGCGGGTTGTGGTGGTGACGACGGGCATCGGGTTGGTTAACGCCGCGTATGCCGCCACGATTATGTGCACGCGTTACCGCCCGCAGTTTTACCTGTGTGCGGGCACTACCGGCGGGTTGGCGGCAAGCACGCGGGTGCGGGACGTCTGCGCGGGTACGGACTACACGTATTCGCGGGCAGACGCAACCATGTTCGACTACGAACCCGGGCAAGTACCCGGCATGCCCGCCACGTATCCGGCGGGTGAAACCCTGTTGGCAGCGGCGCATAGTTTGGAGGTACCCGGGTTAACGTTTGGGCAAGTGGCATCTTCTGACGCGTTTATAACCACAGAAACCGTGGAGAATATGCGCACCACCTTCCCCCGCGCCATCGGTGCGGACATGGAAAGCACCGCCGCCGCCCAAGTGTGCGCAAAAACAGGTGTGGAATTCTTATCCATACGCGGCGTATCGGACCTGTGCGGCCCACAAGCTGGGGAAGACTTCCACGTTGACGGGTCCGAAGCCGCCCAAGTGTCCGCGAACGCGGTTCAAGCCCTCCTGCGGGCTCTTCCGTAA
- the nrdI gene encoding class Ib ribonucleoside-diphosphate reductase assembly flavoprotein NrdI codes for MVHVVYFSSVTENTKRFVDKLGFEAKRIPLRPRDPFLYVDEPYVLVVPTYGGGNVGGAVPKQVIKFLNVKENRDLCRGVITGGNSNFGKAYCLAGDIIAKKLNVPHMYRFELLGTPRDVDVVRKGLEEFWQTI; via the coding sequence GTGGTGCATGTCGTTTATTTTTCTTCGGTAACGGAAAACACGAAACGTTTTGTGGATAAGCTCGGTTTTGAAGCGAAACGAATTCCGCTGCGTCCCCGCGACCCGTTCTTGTACGTGGATGAACCGTACGTGCTGGTCGTACCTACCTATGGGGGTGGCAACGTGGGGGGCGCTGTGCCGAAGCAGGTGATTAAGTTCTTGAATGTGAAAGAGAACCGAGATTTGTGCCGCGGCGTGATCACAGGTGGGAATTCAAATTTTGGTAAAGCGTATTGTCTGGCGGGGGACATTATTGCTAAGAAGTTGAACGTCCCGCACATGTATCGGTTTGAACTACTGGGCACACCACGGGACGTGGATGTGGTCCGCAAAGGATTGGAAGAGTTTTGGCAAACAATTTAA
- a CDS encoding PFL family protein — protein sequence MDTAQNILETIQMIEEDKLDIRTVTMGINLLDCADADPQRARERIYGRITTQAKDLVSVAREVEAEIGVPIINKRISVTPIALVAAASGVDDYVPFAQTLDAVAREVGVDFIGGFSALVEKGASHSDEVLMDSLPDALAQTQVVCGSVNVGSSRAGINMSAVARMGEVMKQAAVKTADQSGLGAAKLVVFANAVGDNPFMAGAFHGVEEPDAVISVGVSGPGVVKRALEKVRGESFDVVAAEVKKAAFKITRVGQLVGRMVAQRLGVRFGIVDLSLAPTAEVGDSVARILEEIGVQRVGAPGTTAALALLNDAVKKGGLMACSHVGGLSGSFIPVSEDIGMIEAVQAGAITLDKLEAMTSICSVGFDMIALPGDTSGQTLAGMIADEAAIGIMNHKTTAARLIAVPGAQVGDVVEFGGLLGRAPVISVSKFSSQTLVERGGRLPAPVHGFRN from the coding sequence ATGGATACGGCACAGAATATCCTCGAAACTATCCAGATGATCGAGGAAGACAAACTGGATATCCGCACTGTCACGATGGGCATTAACCTGCTGGATTGTGCGGATGCGGACCCGCAGCGGGCGCGGGAGCGGATTTATGGACGGATCACTACGCAGGCGAAAGACCTGGTGAGTGTCGCTCGGGAGGTGGAAGCGGAGATCGGGGTGCCGATTATTAACAAACGCATCTCGGTTACCCCAATTGCGCTGGTAGCGGCCGCGAGCGGGGTGGATGATTACGTTCCGTTTGCGCAGACGCTTGATGCTGTGGCACGGGAAGTGGGAGTGGATTTCATCGGTGGGTTTTCGGCACTGGTTGAAAAGGGCGCTTCCCATTCCGATGAGGTACTGATGGACTCTTTGCCAGATGCGTTGGCGCAAACGCAGGTGGTGTGCGGGTCGGTGAATGTGGGGTCTTCGCGTGCGGGGATCAACATGTCGGCGGTGGCTCGCATGGGTGAGGTGATGAAGCAGGCGGCGGTTAAGACGGCGGACCAGTCGGGTTTAGGCGCGGCAAAACTGGTGGTGTTCGCGAACGCGGTGGGGGATAACCCATTTATGGCAGGTGCGTTCCACGGGGTGGAGGAGCCTGATGCCGTGATTTCCGTTGGGGTTTCTGGCCCCGGGGTGGTGAAGCGTGCCCTCGAAAAAGTGCGTGGTGAGTCCTTTGACGTGGTGGCCGCGGAAGTTAAGAAGGCGGCGTTTAAGATCACGCGCGTGGGCCAGCTGGTGGGCCGCATGGTTGCGCAGCGCTTGGGGGTGCGGTTTGGGATTGTGGACTTATCGCTTGCCCCCACCGCGGAAGTGGGGGATTCAGTTGCCCGAATCCTTGAGGAAATTGGGGTGCAGCGAGTGGGGGCACCCGGCACTACCGCCGCGTTGGCACTGTTGAACGACGCGGTTAAGAAGGGTGGTTTGATGGCGTGCTCTCACGTGGGTGGTTTGTCGGGCTCGTTCATTCCCGTGTCGGAAGATATTGGGATGATTGAGGCGGTCCAGGCGGGGGCTATTACTTTAGATAAGTTGGAGGCGATGACGTCGATCTGCTCGGTTGGGTTCGACATGATCGCACTGCCGGGTGACACTTCGGGGCAGACCCTCGCGGGCATGATTGCGGATGAGGCCGCGATTGGAATTATGAACCACAAGACGACGGCGGCGCGGCTGATTGCGGTGCCGGGTGCGCAGGTGGGGGACGTTGTGGAGTTCGGTGGCTTGCTGGGCCGCGCGCCGGTTATCTCGGTGTCCAAGTTTTCTTCGCAAACCCTGGTGGAAAGAGGTGGGCGGCTTCCCGCGCCCGTGCACGGTTTCCGTAACTAA
- a CDS encoding L-serine ammonia-lyase: MVSIQKTHGASPAAMMAGEMEAKTTPRPLSVFDMFTIGIGPSSSHTVGPMLAAAAFARNLQKKRIHPTRLRVDLFGSLGATGRGHSTDRAVMMGLEGYEPATVPAEVVAGIDERVAKQERLRVNGQDVPFTRESIVFRPLTTLPYHANALTLTAEYEGGSVVKTYYSIGGGFVMVDESDDPTHPDVAALVTDDAKLTHEIAAPYPFATARELLDRCEQAGLSIAQLVRANEEVAHSHAELDNYLDAVEAAMAQCIEAGCTTQGVLPGGLNVARRASKLFANLQDRTSDQPAACDARAWVGTNADPLRAMDWVNLYALAVNEENAAGHRVVTAPTNGAAGVIPAVLGYLLHFCPEGQADPVRGRRDFLLAATAIGGLIKTNASIAGAEVGCQGEVGSASAMAAAGLAQALGGTPMQVENAAEIAMEHSLGMTCDPVGGLVQIPCIERNAIAAVKAINAARMALWGDGRHTVPLDAAIETMWQTGQDMHSRYKETSVGGLAVNVVEC, encoded by the coding sequence ATGGTTTCAATCCAGAAAACACACGGGGCATCCCCAGCCGCGATGATGGCTGGTGAGATGGAGGCGAAAACGACGCCCAGACCCCTTTCGGTGTTCGACATGTTCACCATCGGAATCGGCCCTTCGTCTTCACACACCGTGGGGCCCATGTTGGCGGCAGCCGCGTTTGCACGGAACCTCCAGAAAAAACGCATCCACCCTACCCGCCTGAGGGTCGACCTGTTTGGGTCGCTGGGTGCTACGGGTCGTGGTCACTCCACAGACCGCGCGGTAATGATGGGGTTGGAAGGTTATGAACCCGCCACAGTGCCAGCCGAAGTGGTGGCTGGGATTGATGAGCGGGTGGCGAAGCAAGAACGCTTGCGTGTTAACGGACAGGACGTGCCGTTCACCAGGGAAAGCATTGTGTTCCGCCCCCTTACGACACTGCCGTACCACGCGAATGCCCTCACCCTCACGGCGGAGTATGAAGGCGGTAGCGTAGTTAAAACCTACTATTCAATCGGCGGTGGGTTCGTGATGGTTGACGAATCAGACGACCCAACCCACCCGGATGTGGCCGCGCTGGTAACTGACGACGCGAAACTAACCCACGAAATTGCCGCGCCCTACCCGTTCGCAACCGCGCGTGAACTACTGGACCGGTGCGAACAAGCGGGCCTGTCGATCGCGCAGCTGGTGCGGGCAAACGAAGAGGTAGCGCACTCCCACGCGGAACTGGACAACTACCTGGACGCGGTTGAGGCGGCAATGGCGCAGTGCATAGAAGCGGGCTGCACCACCCAGGGGGTGCTGCCGGGTGGGTTGAACGTGGCTCGCCGAGCTTCGAAACTGTTTGCGAACCTGCAAGACCGCACCAGTGACCAGCCCGCTGCCTGCGACGCACGCGCGTGGGTGGGGACGAACGCGGATCCGCTGCGGGCAATGGATTGGGTGAACCTGTATGCGCTCGCGGTGAATGAAGAGAACGCGGCCGGTCACCGAGTGGTTACCGCGCCAACGAATGGGGCGGCTGGGGTGATTCCCGCGGTTTTGGGGTATTTGCTGCATTTTTGCCCTGAGGGACAGGCCGACCCGGTGCGGGGTAGGCGTGACTTCTTGTTGGCAGCCACCGCGATCGGCGGGTTGATTAAGACGAATGCGTCGATCGCGGGCGCGGAAGTGGGGTGTCAAGGCGAGGTTGGTTCGGCTTCCGCGATGGCCGCTGCTGGGCTTGCGCAGGCACTGGGTGGTACCCCGATGCAGGTGGAGAACGCGGCGGAGATCGCGATGGAGCATTCGCTGGGCATGACGTGCGACCCGGTTGGGGGCCTAGTGCAGATCCCATGTATTGAACGCAACGCTATAGCGGCGGTGAAAGCGATTAACGCGGCCCGCATGGCTCTGTGGGGGGACGGTCGGCACACGGTGCCACTGGATGCGGCGATTGAAACGATGTGGCAAACCGGGCAGGACATGCATTCGCGGTACAAAGAAACCTCGGTCGGGGGGCTAGCGGTAAACGTGGTGGAATGCTAG
- the nrdH gene encoding glutaredoxin-like protein NrdH, with amino-acid sequence MITVYSKPMCVQCDATKRALNRQKLEYKTVDITVDQQAYEYVTSLGFAQAPVVVAGDQQWAGYRPDLIKKMAKELAVAN; translated from the coding sequence ATGATCACGGTTTACAGTAAACCCATGTGCGTACAGTGCGATGCTACGAAGCGGGCGTTGAACCGCCAAAAACTGGAGTACAAAACAGTTGACATCACTGTTGACCAGCAGGCGTACGAGTACGTGACTTCCCTGGGGTTTGCGCAGGCACCCGTGGTGGTGGCTGGCGACCAGCAGTGGGCGGGATACCGGCCGGACCTCATTAAGAAAATGGCGAAAGAACTCGCGGTAGCGAACTAA
- a CDS encoding PP2C family protein-serine/threonine phosphatase, producing MPVDFRFAARSDVGLVRKNNQDSGYAGPHLLVLADGMGGPAGGDIASAVAIAHLAPLDSDDHRAEDMLHLLRSALRDAHEDLIERSSNDSDLKGLGTTCIALLRSGNKMAMVHVGDSRAYVLRDDQLTQVTTDHSFVQYLIQTGQITPQEAQNHPQRSVVLRILGDTDGDVAADESVREAVEGDRWLLCSDGLSGVVSAETIAQTLAQVDDPGQCCEKLIRLALRAGGPDNITCVIADIVPAGQEPVQAPQIVGSIAVDRAAPTRGGSSAAARAATLNPQAPEEDEEDEGEDTVPKRKRWITPFFTLLLVALLALGGWAGYVWSQNQFFAKANNGSVVIYRGIPQSLGPWKLFHPVEVTPIKVEDLKPVEQSRLQDPVRRSSREQIDAYINSLNNEKKASSAEKKDPSANAPADGDH from the coding sequence ATGCCCGTTGATTTCCGTTTCGCTGCCCGTTCTGACGTTGGTTTAGTTCGCAAGAACAATCAAGACTCCGGTTACGCTGGCCCGCACCTACTAGTTTTAGCTGACGGGATGGGTGGCCCAGCCGGTGGGGACATCGCCTCCGCCGTAGCGATCGCGCACCTAGCGCCACTGGATTCCGACGATCACCGTGCAGAAGACATGCTGCACCTCTTACGCTCCGCCCTGCGCGATGCCCACGAGGACTTGATTGAACGATCTTCGAACGATTCGGACCTCAAGGGATTAGGGACCACGTGTATCGCTCTGCTGCGATCGGGAAACAAGATGGCGATGGTGCACGTGGGGGACTCGCGCGCGTACGTGCTGCGCGACGACCAGTTGACGCAGGTGACTACCGACCACTCGTTTGTGCAGTACCTGATTCAAACTGGGCAAATCACCCCTCAGGAGGCACAAAACCACCCACAACGTTCCGTAGTGCTGCGAATCCTGGGGGACACCGACGGAGATGTGGCAGCAGACGAATCCGTGCGCGAAGCCGTGGAGGGCGACCGGTGGCTCCTGTGTTCTGACGGCCTCTCTGGCGTGGTGTCCGCCGAAACCATTGCGCAAACCCTCGCGCAAGTAGACGACCCCGGTCAGTGCTGTGAAAAACTCATCCGCCTTGCGCTGCGCGCCGGTGGCCCAGACAACATCACGTGCGTTATCGCGGACATCGTGCCCGCCGGCCAAGAACCCGTGCAGGCACCACAAATTGTAGGTTCAATCGCAGTGGACCGGGCCGCACCCACCCGCGGAGGCTCCTCCGCAGCCGCCCGCGCCGCCACCCTAAACCCTCAAGCCCCAGAGGAAGATGAGGAAGACGAAGGGGAAGATACCGTACCAAAACGGAAACGGTGGATCACCCCATTTTTCACTCTGCTGCTAGTTGCCCTTCTCGCGCTCGGTGGGTGGGCCGGATACGTGTGGAGCCAAAACCAGTTCTTCGCCAAGGCTAACAACGGTTCCGTAGTGATCTACCGCGGTATCCCCCAGTCGCTCGGCCCGTGGAAACTATTCCACCCCGTAGAAGTCACCCCAATCAAAGTTGAAGACCTGAAACCAGTGGAACAATCAAGGCTTCAAGACCCGGTGCGCCGCTCCTCACGCGAACAAATCGACGCGTACATAAACTCTTTGAACAACGAAAAGAAAGCCTCATCCGCCGAAAAGAAAGACCCATCCGCCAACGCACCCGCGGACGGTGATCACTAA
- a CDS encoding FhaA domain-containing protein, with amino-acid sequence MGLLDRFESTVEKGVNGIFSRVFRSALKPVDITSAVRKSMESHVQEYSQDHQVVPNEYRVKISPSDMRNLEDMGLDVLAQEIQDGAMQYAQDNDYALVGPIKVSFEPGSEELTGQLQIDASTRRGAVAPATGQSASTQNPIIDIEGERWILTEPVTIIGRGRSADITVNDSGVSREHLELRQTPGGVIATDLGSTNGLYVEGHKVDAATLVDGNQIVIGRTRILFWTSAAEDQ; translated from the coding sequence ATGGGACTGCTAGACCGGTTCGAATCCACGGTTGAGAAGGGTGTTAATGGTATTTTCTCCCGTGTTTTCCGCTCTGCCTTAAAACCCGTTGACATTACCTCTGCTGTCCGCAAGTCCATGGAAAGCCACGTTCAAGAGTACTCCCAAGATCACCAGGTGGTGCCCAACGAGTACCGGGTTAAGATTTCCCCTTCAGACATGCGGAACCTCGAAGACATGGGCCTGGACGTGCTCGCCCAAGAGATTCAAGACGGCGCCATGCAGTACGCGCAAGATAACGATTACGCTCTGGTCGGCCCCATTAAAGTATCGTTCGAACCCGGTTCCGAAGAGCTCACCGGCCAGTTACAGATTGACGCGTCCACCCGTCGGGGGGCGGTAGCGCCCGCAACCGGCCAGTCCGCTTCGACCCAGAATCCAATTATTGACATTGAGGGGGAACGGTGGATTTTAACTGAACCCGTGACCATTATCGGCCGGGGCCGCAGCGCGGACATCACGGTGAATGACTCCGGGGTCTCACGCGAACACTTAGAACTGCGGCAAACTCCCGGCGGGGTGATCGCCACTGATTTAGGTTCCACAAACGGCTTGTACGTGGAGGGTCACAAAGTGGATGCCGCCACCCTCGTGGACGGAAACCAGATTGTGATTGGCCGCACCCGCATACTCTTTTGGACTTCCGCAGCGGAGGATCAGTAA
- a CDS encoding LLM class flavin-dependent oxidoreductase gives MSTRIPISILDLSPTSQGRTRKNALDDSLELVQLAEQCGYRRYWMAEHHGSRTFMSSATSLLLTRAAEHTSTIRVGAGGVMLPNHTPLMVAEYYGTLATIYGDRIDLGLGRAPGTDPVTARALHRSSADLNDFADSVAQLRAYLGPVPDDSDEGLSGAEAAVLGVQANPRVVHRKVRAIPGEGTQVPLWMLGSSLGGAQVAAALGLPYSFASHFAPKLLKPAAQTYRAYFDAQAAGTPGAAPYLMPAVNVVVAPTKQEADYLMTTQLQAQSGLIHGRLDKLAPPREDWVVQDRPVPKDAPGGVDPTYITGAPEQVVDQLEAFAADVEADELMVVTNVWDPTLRRRSYEVLAQAWV, from the coding sequence ATGTCAACGCGGATCCCCATTTCAATACTTGATTTGTCACCAACGTCGCAGGGGCGTACCCGCAAGAACGCGCTGGATGATTCGTTGGAGCTGGTGCAGCTGGCGGAGCAGTGTGGGTACCGGCGTTACTGGATGGCGGAGCATCACGGTTCGCGCACGTTCATGTCGTCTGCGACGTCGTTGTTGTTGACGCGCGCGGCGGAGCACACGTCCACGATCCGGGTGGGTGCCGGGGGCGTGATGTTGCCGAATCACACGCCGCTCATGGTGGCGGAGTACTACGGGACGCTTGCCACTATTTATGGTGATCGGATTGATTTGGGTTTGGGGCGCGCGCCAGGGACGGATCCGGTGACGGCGCGGGCGCTTCACCGGTCGTCTGCGGATTTGAATGATTTTGCAGATTCGGTTGCGCAGTTGCGTGCGTATTTGGGTCCGGTTCCTGATGATTCCGATGAGGGGTTGTCTGGCGCGGAGGCCGCGGTGCTGGGGGTGCAGGCTAATCCGCGGGTGGTGCACCGGAAGGTGCGGGCGATTCCCGGTGAGGGCACGCAGGTGCCGCTGTGGATGTTGGGTTCGTCTTTGGGTGGGGCGCAGGTCGCGGCGGCGCTTGGTTTGCCGTATTCGTTTGCGTCGCATTTTGCGCCGAAGTTGTTGAAGCCGGCGGCGCAGACGTACCGGGCGTATTTTGACGCGCAGGCTGCGGGCACGCCCGGTGCTGCTCCGTATTTGATGCCGGCGGTTAACGTGGTGGTGGCGCCTACGAAGCAGGAAGCGGACTATTTGATGACCACGCAGCTGCAGGCGCAGTCTGGGTTGATTCACGGGCGGTTAGATAAGTTGGCGCCCCCGCGTGAGGACTGGGTGGTGCAGGACCGTCCGGTTCCAAAGGATGCGCCCGGCGGGGTGGATCCGACGTATATTACGGGTGCGCCCGAGCAGGTGGTGGATCAGTTGGAGGCGTTCGCGGCCGATGTGGAAGCGGATGAGTTGATGGTGGTGACGAACGTGTGGGATCCGACTTTGCGGCGGCGTTCCTACGAGGTACTTGCCCAAGCTTGGGTTTAA
- a CDS encoding FHA domain-containing protein FhaB/FipA produces the protein MASDLAFNVFRLAYLLLLWVLVLGSVSVLRRDIFGTVITPRGKGRSVKGQKRRREEARSKPTQPTSLLITGGPLAGTTMRLGSADIIIGRSPTSTLVIDDDYASSRHARLHSQQGQWWIEDLGSTNGTFVDDERLARPRALNLGDNVRIGQTTLELVH, from the coding sequence ATGGCTAGCGACCTGGCATTCAACGTTTTCCGCCTCGCATACCTGCTGTTGCTGTGGGTACTGGTTTTAGGGTCCGTATCCGTGTTGCGACGCGACATTTTCGGTACCGTCATTACGCCGCGCGGTAAAGGCCGGTCGGTTAAAGGCCAGAAGCGGCGGCGCGAAGAAGCCCGTTCGAAACCCACCCAACCCACGTCACTACTCATCACAGGTGGGCCACTGGCTGGCACCACCATGAGGCTGGGGAGTGCGGATATTATTATCGGCCGCTCCCCCACTTCCACCCTCGTTATCGACGACGATTACGCGTCTTCAAGACACGCCAGGTTACATTCACAACAGGGACAATGGTGGATCGAGGACCTCGGTTCCACCAACGGAACATTTGTGGATGATGAACGACTCGCCCGCCCCCGGGCCCTGAACTTGGGTGACAATGTCCGCATCGGTCAAACCACCTTGGAGTTGGTGCACTAA